One window of Bacillus sp. THAF10 genomic DNA carries:
- a CDS encoding diacylglycerol kinase family protein, with protein sequence MGFLYFFIVNKISGNGRGLKVWTKIEKLMKEKRVDFLVEYTEKQGHAKEIIGKLKKEVSAVVVIGGDGTIHEVINGLVYKNIPLGVIPSGSGNDYARSMNIPFAPHKALERILTFEAKKIDIGKAGDRYFLSIAGMGFDGKVAEVTNASSSKSFLNKIRLGSLAYIVNIFKVLFTYQPSDVVVNIDGNERIYKDVWLIAMANLPYYGGGLKICPEADARDGKLDMCVVSGISRFELLFVFPLVIKGAHVKHRHVSMTRGQKVCLKQTGKMVLQCDGEIISHEKFKFKIEEKALNVL encoded by the coding sequence GTGGGTTTTTTGTATTTTTTTATTGTCAACAAGATCTCAGGTAATGGAAGAGGTCTTAAGGTTTGGACAAAAATAGAGAAGTTAATGAAAGAAAAAAGGGTAGATTTTCTTGTAGAATATACAGAAAAGCAAGGACATGCTAAGGAAATCATTGGAAAACTAAAAAAAGAGGTTTCAGCTGTTGTGGTAATTGGCGGAGATGGAACGATTCATGAGGTCATAAATGGTTTAGTATATAAAAATATTCCTCTGGGCGTAATTCCATCAGGATCGGGAAATGATTATGCAAGAAGTATGAACATTCCCTTTGCACCTCATAAAGCATTAGAGCGCATCCTTACCTTTGAAGCTAAAAAGATAGATATTGGGAAGGCTGGAGATAGATATTTTCTATCCATAGCTGGGATGGGGTTTGATGGAAAGGTAGCAGAGGTAACAAATGCATCCTCATCAAAAAGCTTCTTAAATAAAATTCGCCTTGGAAGTTTAGCATATATCGTAAATATTTTTAAAGTTCTATTTACCTATCAACCTTCTGATGTTGTAGTTAACATAGACGGCAATGAAAGGATTTATAAAGATGTATGGCTCATTGCCATGGCGAACCTGCCTTATTATGGGGGCGGGTTAAAAATATGTCCAGAAGCGGATGCCCGCGATGGAAAGCTGGATATGTGTGTAGTTTCTGGGATCAGTCGCTTTGAGCTTTTGTTTGTATTTCCCCTAGTAATTAAAGGAGCACATGTAAAACATCGTCATGTTAGTATGACGAGGGGACAGAAAGTGTGTCTTAAACAAACAGGTAAAATGGTACTTCAGTGTGATGGAGAAATTATTAGCCACGAAAAATTCAAATTTAAAATAGAGGAAAAAGCACTAAATGTTTTATAG
- a CDS encoding MFS transporter codes for MIKTEFLQTIKGYNSNIRLLFIVNILTQIGLGVFMVVYNFYIRELGFAETVNGKVIAMSSLAAALVLIPAGILSDKIGRRKMMIVGLGVSGLFMVLRSVFATESLLLSSAFVAGIAMAFIQVTGVPWLAENSTKEQRVKLFSYHFAVMMGANVIGNLIGGTMTDFLLHAVGITEVWSIRITLLIGSIIFSLGIFPLLKTTETYQTNKKTEFSFRQLKASFPQGQLRIILIFAFSSILIGFGSGLVIPYLNLYFADRFQTSNSTIGIVLSLGQAVTAVAMIIGPAVVRRVGEMRAVVILQVLSLPFMLITAFTQVFWLAALGFLFRQALMNAANPIISSMMMDKVDNSLKGFANSMNQMVFSLGWASMGPVSMGIVLVYGEYWGYSIVFSITAVLYLTSSIFFYLMFREKSTVSIAKAVVKTS; via the coding sequence ATGATAAAAACAGAATTCCTCCAAACCATTAAGGGATATAACTCCAACATACGTTTACTTTTCATCGTAAATATCCTCACACAAATTGGTCTTGGGGTTTTTATGGTGGTATATAATTTCTACATAAGAGAGCTTGGCTTTGCTGAAACAGTAAATGGAAAAGTAATCGCCATGTCTTCACTTGCAGCAGCGCTGGTACTCATACCTGCAGGAATTTTAAGTGATAAAATCGGTCGTAGAAAAATGATGATTGTCGGCTTAGGAGTTAGCGGGTTGTTCATGGTTTTAAGAAGTGTATTTGCAACTGAATCACTTCTCCTTTCAAGCGCTTTTGTAGCTGGTATTGCAATGGCTTTTATCCAGGTGACAGGAGTACCTTGGCTTGCAGAGAATTCAACCAAGGAACAACGAGTAAAGTTATTCAGCTATCATTTTGCCGTGATGATGGGTGCTAATGTAATTGGGAATCTTATCGGAGGGACGATGACAGATTTTTTGCTTCATGCAGTGGGAATAACCGAAGTGTGGAGTATCCGGATTACTTTGTTGATTGGTAGCATTATCTTTTCATTGGGGATTTTCCCACTCTTGAAAACAACGGAAACCTACCAAACAAACAAGAAAACGGAATTTTCATTTCGTCAATTGAAAGCATCTTTTCCACAAGGTCAACTAAGAATAATTTTAATTTTTGCCTTTTCATCTATATTAATCGGCTTTGGATCAGGGCTTGTCATTCCGTATTTAAACTTATATTTTGCTGATAGGTTTCAAACTAGCAATTCGACCATTGGGATTGTGCTTTCATTAGGCCAGGCTGTTACTGCAGTTGCCATGATTATTGGACCTGCAGTCGTAAGAAGGGTAGGAGAAATGCGAGCGGTTGTTATTTTGCAAGTACTGTCGCTTCCGTTTATGCTCATCACTGCTTTCACTCAAGTTTTTTGGCTAGCTGCACTTGGCTTTTTATTTAGGCAAGCCTTAATGAATGCGGCCAATCCAATCATTTCCTCCATGATGATGGACAAAGTGGATAACTCTTTAAAAGGTTTTGCTAATTCCATGAATCAAATGGTGTTTTCACTAGGTTGGGCAAGTATGGGGCCGGTTTCAATGGGCATTGTCTTAGTTTATGGGGAATATTGGGGATATTCGATTGTTTTCTCCATTACAGCTGTTCTTTATTTGACAAGCTCTATCTTCTTTTATTTGATGTTTAGGGAAAAATCGACGGTAAGTATAGCAAAAGCCGTTGTTAAGACATCATAG
- a CDS encoding thioredoxin family protein: MKVMTKKDLVEEIQSEQTMIMYFYTPLCGTCQVAKRMLDVTKELFPDLSFGMIDVNYMQELAVDWQIESVPCLIIFKKGEIKEKVYAFRSVEYLYELFKKYQAS, from the coding sequence ATGAAAGTAATGACAAAAAAAGATTTAGTAGAAGAAATTCAATCCGAACAAACGATGATTATGTATTTTTACACCCCACTGTGCGGTACATGTCAGGTTGCCAAACGAATGCTTGACGTAACAAAAGAACTGTTTCCAGATCTTTCATTTGGAATGATAGATGTGAACTATATGCAAGAACTAGCTGTAGATTGGCAAATAGAAAGTGTTCCATGCTTAATTATTTTTAAAAAAGGTGAAATAAAAGAAAAAGTATATGCCTTTCGATCAGTGGAATATCTCTATGAGCTTTTTAAAAAATACCAAGCATCTTAA